The following proteins are co-located in the Triticum aestivum cultivar Chinese Spring chromosome 1A, IWGSC CS RefSeq v2.1, whole genome shotgun sequence genome:
- the LOC123175133 gene encoding uncharacterized protein, whose protein sequence is MSPVAGTNGGAIGGAKTKAVFVAIVVLFARTAHGEERAWEHDVRTQEHTELLDTWHNHVIETVEEGFRMKVGGLCDVMAPQREPEDKETVPPATWIKPTLKGRGNDKVTLWFANDNLYFLAYNNLTNKLHTSKGYDAIFVEPFYPLPFGPSYRDLMGVHKGPDGKNIPSHKFLVGVPLGKESLLDAIHVLSSYDPTSTSTPVGDLKIAMAQIILMGPESLRFRPVRDAYILQWGRGETYLTEKVTDYLVKWSEISKVLVWWEWAGRRDFWDPKEAGELADELDIESPEGALGLVDLLLRPEPR, encoded by the exons ATGTCTCCAGTAGCTGGCACAAACGGAGGAGCAATTGGCGGTGCTAAAACAA AGGCCGTTTTCGTGGCAATAGTTGTCTTATTTGCCAGAACCGCGCATGGGGAGGAGAGAGCATGGGAGCATGACGTTCGGACTCAAGAGCACACAGAGCTACTCGATACATGGCACAACCATGTGATCGAAACTGTCGAAGAAGGGTTCCGCATGAAAGTCGGCGGCCTTTGCGATGTCATGGCTCCGCAGCGGGAGCCTGAAGACAAGGAGACGGTGCCGCCGGCCACCTGGATCAAACCCACACTGAAGGGGCGAGGGAACGACAAGGTTACGTTATGGTTCGCCAACGACAACCTCTACTTCCTCGCCTACAATAATTTGACGAACAAGCTCCATACGTCAAAAGGGTACGATGCCATATTTGTCGAGCCGTTTTATCCACTTCCCTTTGGCCCAAGCTATAGAGACCTCATGGGAGTACACAAAGGACCCGACGGAAAGAACATACCTTCCCATAAGTTTCTAGTTGGCGTTCCACTTGGCAAAGAGTCGCTCCTAGATGCGATTCACGTCCTCTCGTCCTACGACCCTACTTCAACTTCAACCCCCGTCGGCGACCTAAAAATAGCAATGGCCCAAATTATACTCATGGGACCGGAATCCTTACGATTCCGTCCCGTACGCGACGCATATATTCTGCAATGGGGGAGGGGAGAAACATACTTGACTGAGAAGGTGACAGATTATTTGGTTAAGTGGTCAGAGATTAGTAAAGTATTGGTGTGGTGGGAATGGGCGGGCAGGAGAGATTTTTGGGATCCCAAGGAGGCTGGGGAGTTGGCCGATGAACTTGACATCGAGTCTCCGGAGGGGGCGCTCGGATTAGTAGACTTACTACTTCGACCTGAGCCTAGATGA